A single genomic interval of Spinacia oleracea cultivar Varoflay chromosome 6, BTI_SOV_V1, whole genome shotgun sequence harbors:
- the LOC130462949 gene encoding uncharacterized protein produces the protein MHVSENAFQPLRSPPSNQVESEVMPNYNWDEFEESASESENEFDQGEGSDTAVKKATLRHRIIIPNWPESREFDEKSDLAPVTDADGIRHLVKGPVLPRDVWHDAKGFRYIVKLNEFNQSIRKGGKILVSFLGDIAKNDSLCPVGVPSWRAVNNQLKTNVVTMIRKHFVLPDGPLVNKALVMRIDKPWNNHRYKLKKDFFDPVNKSREENYANVPDGVSTRSWTELVDYWLLPEAMEKSEMGKNAQALQDNKHNSGATSFANRRVDMKEKKGVFSELAFFKSVYAKEDGSFKEGTLPHQFVEDANKKVQENLASSSSSKPVIEIENAIFNELMNKGEVPKRPLNYGFGVKQSDIFGVEGFLRKEGSSYVNNNAMEVENMKGEISVVKKQNEDLAQQNQVLNTKFEETTQSFKMIASFLGQVLKEVRKGNVSSNLLDGAESAINMITDDSGGNGDNQAEK, from the exons ATGCATGTGAGTGAGAATGCATTTCAACCTCTGCGATCTCCTCCATCCAATCAGGTTGAGAGTGAAGTTATGCCAAACTACAACTGGGACGAATTTGAAGAATCGGCTTCTGAGAGTGAAAATGAATTTGATCAAGGAGAAGGAAGTGATACTGCTGTGAAGAAAGCAACACTTCGACATCGAATCATTATTCCAAATTGGCCAGAATCGAGGGAGTTTGATGAGAAG TCTGATTTAGCTCCTGTGACAGATGCTGATGGAATACGACATCTGGTAAAGGGACCAGTTCTTCCTCGAGACGTTTGGCATGATGCAAAGGGGTTCAGATACATTGTCAAGCTCAATGAGTTCAACCAATCTATTCGAAAAGGTGGGAAGATCCTTGTGAGCTTCCTTGGAGATATTGCAAAAAATGATTCACTTTGTCCAGTGGGAGTCCCAAGTTGGCGTGCTGTGAACAATCAGTTAAAAACTAATGTTGTTACAATGATTCGG aaacaTTTTGTGTTACCTGATGGACCTCTAGTTAACAAGGCACTAGTGATGCGTATTGACAAACCATGGAACAATCATCGATACAAATTGAAGAAGGATTTTTTCGATCCAGTGAATAAATCTCGAGAAGAGAACTATGCCAACGTGCCTGATGGAGTGTCCACTAGGAGTTGGAcggaattggtagattattggcttTTACCAGAGGCCATG gaaaaatctgaaatgggAAAAAATGCTCAAGCTTTACAAGACAATAAGCACAACAGTGGTGCTACAAGCTTTGCTAATCGAAGAGTTGATATG aaagagaagaaaggagTGTTTAGCGAATTGGCATTTTTCAAATCAGTTTACGCCAAAGAAGATGGAAGCTTTAAAGAGGGCACACTTCCTCATCAATTTGTG GAGGATGCCAACAAAAAGGTCCAAGAAAATCTTGCGAGTTCCTCTTCTTCAAAGCCCGTAATTGAAATTGAGAATGCAATCTTTAATGAGCTCATGAATAAAGGTGAAGTACCTAAACGTCCTCTGAATTATGGATTTGGAGTGAAGCAAAGCGACATCTTTGGAGTGGAAGGTTTCCTGAGGAAAGAAGGGTCAAGCTATGTTAACAACAATGCTATGGAAGTGGAGAACATGAAAGGTGAAATATCAGTTGTCAAGAAGCAAAATGAGGACCTTGCGCAACAAAATCAAGTTCTGAACACCAAGTTTGAAGAAACAACACAATCATTTAAAATGATTGCTTCTTTTTTGGGACAAGTTTTGAAGGAAGTACGCAAAGGGAATGTTTCATCGAACCTTTTAGATGGTGCGGAATCAGCAATAAATATG ATTACTGATGATTCTGGTGGCAATGGTGACAACCAGGCCGAGAAATGA
- the LOC110780933 gene encoding extensin-like: protein MSYRTKRTLVAIDEGSSIAASKSPKSSDPSTQNWGPFSPPTLGVSQTFGTVSQPIKQPVAAKKTMVAPQSSLPRPTSMVSKPQLKALSKPSFTQTKPSSNPLRQPIPPTLTGTTQSRWYKGPTFPNLTEIATQKASTPNPHQPTMQPVLQPFKATLQPSLQPFKASQQPQTATNQPQKATHQLQKATQQPQKATQQLVSSFTSVKPHLEKRAFVAPLGATKHVMSQSPTPPDTMAMKKRTGKQEG, encoded by the coding sequence ATGAGTTACAGGACTAAAAGAACATTGGTAGCTATTGACGAAGGGTCGAGCATTGCTGCATCCAAGTCCCCAAAATCTTCTGATCCATCCACCCAAAACTGGGGACCGTTCAGTCCTCCAACACTTGGAGTGTCACAGACATTTGGGACGGTATCACAACCCATTAAGCAACCAGTAGCTGCTAAAAAAACCATGGTTGCACCACAATCATCCTTGCCTCGGCCTACTTCCATGGTTTCAAAGCCACAACTGAAGGCATTATCAAAACCATCCTTTACCCAGACAAAACCATCCTCTAACCCATTACGACAACCAATTCCGCCCACTCTTACAGGAACAACACAAAGTAGATGGTATAAAGGACCTACGTTTCCCAATCTGACTGAAATTGCAACACAAAAAGCGTCAACACCGAATCCACACCAGCCTACTATGCAGCCTGTGTTGCAGCCTTTCAAAGCTACCTTGCAGCCTTCTTTGCAGCCTTTCAAAGCTTCCCAACAGCCTCAAACAGCTACCAATCAGCCTCAAAAAGCTACCCATCAGCTTCAAAAAGCTACACAACAGCCTCAAAAAGCTACACAACAGCTGGTATCTTCTTTTACAAGTGTCAAACCACATTTAGAGAAAAGAGCATTTGTTGCACCTTTGGGAGCAACAAAACATGTGATGTCACAATCTCCTACACCACCAGACACCATGGCAATGAAAAAGAGAACCGGGAAGCAAGAAGGTTAG